One Helianthus annuus cultivar XRQ/B chromosome 7, HanXRQr2.0-SUNRISE, whole genome shotgun sequence genomic region harbors:
- the LOC110867879 gene encoding 5'-3' exoribonuclease 4 isoform X3, translating to MSLYPWLVKRYPNTLCSVVEDHSSLDTSKPNPNGVEFDNLYIHLTDIIHTCFHPGGLPAPQSYDGIFHFVLEYIHRVFSIVRPRKLLYLALDGVAPRAKMNYQRIRRFRAAKEAARKRTGKPEGDKLDSNVITPGTEFMDLLSCALRYFVYCRMNRDPGWRGIKVILSDSTVVGDGACKIMSYIRSQRNLPGYDPNTRHCLYGVDADLIMLALATHEIHISILRPMKGINVGKKYRKTELPYSECMKGLMIDLKFELFNIWVLREYLEKELVPNVEGTDFDCLIDDFVFMCVFVRNDFLPRLPSLDVSMGGIELLLVVYQQEFAKMGYLTNAPEVNLKSTEHFLQALSSHENTILMKRSQKEKRKKRDFQDLHNQLKIVERDIISAPNPNTEDGVELTIDEVKIHDSDMEYKHYTMKFDCESHDIDRIKRHAVLKYTEGLCWFMHYYYYQQVPSWQWFYPYHYAPLASDFCGLDKLEINFTLDQPFKALDQLLAVLPAASAQALPLFYRELMTNESSPISDFYPKDAKFDRDGKRRAWQDVSKLPFIDESRLLSEIMKVEHTLTDEEKQRNRFGRDMLFVHSSHPLAEMIKDLPSSDTSSEVQIHIRPDLSDGMNGDLCISDKPVLPTDIPSPFVDKPAVKMNCVKSVDYKYPSHAHIPKLPCGVIMPPRILRRRDWPSPPIVWHAFQSQRPTKKRKQDDKNCVLEDDGKQQNHKNGKSEAQFVVEGSQNHLTAEKSTNHTEAQQQQAGDGEPKRKHKKKKQKQLDAQQEVQADGHEEGGDAPQGINNMVNSVEDPTARTQSSNNQQAPHVALKLTKRRRAKTEMVLINGGGGENKMESPAAAEAVGGENSTNKMDGVGDGPKDLVVGQMKDYFQVSEEKANKKTRKKVKNENDESKASDVSTEQEKESSKRRKKHKSKSKNVEIPGNSPRAEEQEATEKKEAVTESEPTQEAAE from the exons ACGGTGTTGCACCACGAGCGAAGATGAATTATCAAAGGATAAGGCGTTTCAGAGCTGCTAAAGAAGCAGCTCGTAAA AGGACTGGTAAACCAGAAGGTGATAAACTGGATTCAAATGTGATTACACCTGGGACGGAGTTCATGGATCTGTTGTCTTGTGCTCTCAGGTATTTTGTGTACTGTAGAATGAATAGGGACCCTGGATGGCGAGGCATCAAG GTGATTCTTTCCGACTCAACGGTGGTAGGTGATGGGGCGTGTAAGATAATGTCATATATCAGGTCTCAAAGGAATTTACCTGGATATGATCCAAATACGAGGCACTGTTTATATGGAGTG GATGCAGACTTGATCATGCTTGCATTGGCAACCCATGAAATCCACATCTCTATCCTGAGGCCAATGAAG GGCATAAACGTTGGGAAGAAGTATAGAAAGACGGAGCTACCATATTCTGAATGTATGAAAGGATTAATGATTGATTTGAAATTTGAG CTATTCAACATATGGGTACTGAGGGAATATCTAGAGAAAGAGCTGGTTCCAAATGTGGAGGGAACAGATTTCGACTGCCTCATTGATGATTTTGTCTTCATGTGCGTTTTTGTTAGGAATGATTTTTTGCCCCGTTTGCCATCATTGGATGTATCCATG GGTGGAATTGAATTGCTCCTGGTGGTCTATCAACAGGAATTTGCTAAAATGGGCTATCTGACCAATGCACCTGAG GTGAATTTGAAAAGCACGGAGCACTTTCTTCAAGCCTTAAGTTCCCATGAGAACACTATTCTTATGAAACGCAGCCAG aaggagaagagaaagaagagagactTTCAAGATTTG CACAATCAACTCAAGATTGTGGAGCGTGACATCATAAGTGCACCCAATCCTAATACTGAGGATGGTGTTGAATTAACAATCGACGAG GTTAAAATACATGACAGTGATATGGAGTACAAACACTATACTATGAAATTTGATTGTGAAAGTCATGACATTGATAGAATTAAAAGACATGCA GTCTTAAAATACACTGAAGGTCTCTGCTGGTTcatgcattattattattatcaacaAGTACCTTCGTGGCAATG GTTTTATCCGTATCACTATGCACCACTTGCTTCAGATTTTTGTGGTCTTGATAAGCTGGAGATTAACTTCACACTTGACCAGCCTTTCAAGGCGTTAGATCAGCTACTGGCTGTCTTACCTGCAGCAAG TGCACAGGCACTTCCTTTGTTTTACAGGGAATTAATGACAAACGAGTCTTCCCCTATCTCGGACTTCTATCCTAAAG ATGCTAAGTTTGATAGGGATGGAAAAAGGCGTGCTTGGCAG GATGTAAGTAAGTTACCATTTATTGACGAGTCTCGTCTTCTTTCTGAGATTATGAAGGTGGAGCATACTTTAACG GATGAAGAAAAGCAAAGAAATAGGTTTGGCCGAGACATGCTATTTGTTCACTCCAGTCACCCCTTAGCGGAAATGATAAAGGATCTTCCTTCAAGTGATACAAGTTCAGAGGTACAAATCCACATTAGGCCAGACCTCAG TGACGGGATGAATGGAGATTTGTGCATTTCTGATAAACCTGTGCTTCCTACTGATATACCTTCACCTTTTGTTGACAAGCCGGCAGTGAAGATGAATTGCGTAAA ATCAGTCGATTACAAGTATCCTTCCCATGCTCACATTCCTAAGCTCCCCTGTGGCGTAATAATGCCTCCTAGG ATTCTAAGACGCCGAGATTGGCCTAGTCCACCTATTGTTTGGCATGCATTCCAATCTCAACG TCCCACTAAGAAACGGAAACAGGATGATAAGAATTGCGTACTGGAAGATGACGGGAAGCAGCAGAACCATAAAAATGGAAAATCAGAGGCTCAATTTGTAGTTGAGGGGAGTCAAAACCATTTGACTGCTGAAAAGTCAACAAACCACACAGAGGCTCAGCAACAACAAGCTG GAGATGGGGAGCCTAAAAGAAAGCATAAAAAGAAGAAACAGAAGCAGCTTGACGCTCAACAAGAAGTACAGGCTGACGGGCATGAAGAAGGGGGTGACGCGCCCCAGGGTATTAACAATATGGTTAACAGTGTTGAAGACCCGACAGCCAGAACACAATCATCTAACAATCAGCAAGCACCCCATGTTGCACTCAAGCTTACAAAGAGGAGACGTGCTAAAACTGAGATGGTGTTGATAAATGGAGGGGGAGGTGAAAACAAAATGGAATCTCCGGCTGCTGCTGAGGCAGTTGGTGGTGAAAACTCAACAAACAAGATGGATGGTGTCGGCGATGGACCAAAAGATTTAGTTGTTGGACAAATGAAGGATTATTTTCAAGTTAGTGAGGAGAAAGCAAACAAGAAAAcgaggaagaaagtgaagaatGAAAATGATGAAAGCAAAGCAAGTGATGTTTCTACTGAGCAAGAAAAAGAATCTagtaaaagaagaaaaaaacatAAGAGTAAAAGCAAGAATGTTGAGATCCCAGGAAACTCTCCCAGGGCCGAGGAGCAAGAAGCAACAGAGAAAAAAGAGGCGGTAACTGAGTCTGAACCCACACAAGAGGCAGCTGAATGA
- the LOC110867879 gene encoding 5'-3' exoribonuclease 4 isoform X1, with protein sequence MSLYPWLVKRYPNTLCSVVEDHSSLDTSKPNPNGVEFDNLYIHLTDIIHTCFHPGGLPAPQSYDGIFHFVLEYIHRVFSIVRPRKLLYLALDGVAPRAKMNYQRIRRFRAAKEAARKRTGKPEGDKLDSNVITPGTEFMDLLSCALRYFVYCRMNRDPGWRGIKVILSDSTVVGDGACKIMSYIRSQRNLPGYDPNTRHCLYGVDADLIMLALATHEIHISILRPMKGINVGKKYRKTELPYSECMKGLMIDLKFELFNIWVLREYLEKELVPNVEGTDFDCLIDDFVFMCVFVRNDFLPRLPSLDVSMGGIELLLVVYQQEFAKMGYLTNAPEVNLKSTEHFLQALSSHENTILMKRSQKEKRKKRDFQDLHNQLKIVERDIISAPNPNTEDGVELTIDEVKIHDSDMEYKHYTMKFDCESHDIDRIKRHAVLKYTEGLCWFMHYYYYQQVPSWQWFYPYHYAPLASDFCGLDKLEINFTLDQPFKALDQLLAVLPAASAQALPLFYRELMTNESSPISDFYPKADAKFDRDGKRRAWQDVSKLPFIDESRLLSEIMKVEHTLTDEEKQRNRFGRDMLFVHSSHPLAEMIKDLPSSDTSSEVQIHIRPDLSDGMNGDLCISDKPVLPTDIPSPFVDKPAVKMNCVKSVDYKYPSHAHIPKLPCGVIMPPRILRRRDWPSPPIVWHAFQSQRPTKKRKQDDKNCVLEDDGKQQNHKNGKSEAQFVVEGSQNHLTAEKSTNHTEAQQQQAGMSDGMCRDHKQVKETEDEKLIDVAFTAGDGEPKRKHKKKKQKQLDAQQEVQADGHEEGGDAPQGINNMVNSVEDPTARTQSSNNQQAPHVALKLTKRRRAKTEMVLINGGGGENKMESPAAAEAVGGENSTNKMDGVGDGPKDLVVGQMKDYFQVSEEKANKKTRKKVKNENDESKASDVSTEQEKESSKRRKKHKSKSKNVEIPGNSPRAEEQEATEKKEAVTESEPTQEAAE encoded by the exons ACGGTGTTGCACCACGAGCGAAGATGAATTATCAAAGGATAAGGCGTTTCAGAGCTGCTAAAGAAGCAGCTCGTAAA AGGACTGGTAAACCAGAAGGTGATAAACTGGATTCAAATGTGATTACACCTGGGACGGAGTTCATGGATCTGTTGTCTTGTGCTCTCAGGTATTTTGTGTACTGTAGAATGAATAGGGACCCTGGATGGCGAGGCATCAAG GTGATTCTTTCCGACTCAACGGTGGTAGGTGATGGGGCGTGTAAGATAATGTCATATATCAGGTCTCAAAGGAATTTACCTGGATATGATCCAAATACGAGGCACTGTTTATATGGAGTG GATGCAGACTTGATCATGCTTGCATTGGCAACCCATGAAATCCACATCTCTATCCTGAGGCCAATGAAG GGCATAAACGTTGGGAAGAAGTATAGAAAGACGGAGCTACCATATTCTGAATGTATGAAAGGATTAATGATTGATTTGAAATTTGAG CTATTCAACATATGGGTACTGAGGGAATATCTAGAGAAAGAGCTGGTTCCAAATGTGGAGGGAACAGATTTCGACTGCCTCATTGATGATTTTGTCTTCATGTGCGTTTTTGTTAGGAATGATTTTTTGCCCCGTTTGCCATCATTGGATGTATCCATG GGTGGAATTGAATTGCTCCTGGTGGTCTATCAACAGGAATTTGCTAAAATGGGCTATCTGACCAATGCACCTGAG GTGAATTTGAAAAGCACGGAGCACTTTCTTCAAGCCTTAAGTTCCCATGAGAACACTATTCTTATGAAACGCAGCCAG aaggagaagagaaagaagagagactTTCAAGATTTG CACAATCAACTCAAGATTGTGGAGCGTGACATCATAAGTGCACCCAATCCTAATACTGAGGATGGTGTTGAATTAACAATCGACGAG GTTAAAATACATGACAGTGATATGGAGTACAAACACTATACTATGAAATTTGATTGTGAAAGTCATGACATTGATAGAATTAAAAGACATGCA GTCTTAAAATACACTGAAGGTCTCTGCTGGTTcatgcattattattattatcaacaAGTACCTTCGTGGCAATG GTTTTATCCGTATCACTATGCACCACTTGCTTCAGATTTTTGTGGTCTTGATAAGCTGGAGATTAACTTCACACTTGACCAGCCTTTCAAGGCGTTAGATCAGCTACTGGCTGTCTTACCTGCAGCAAG TGCACAGGCACTTCCTTTGTTTTACAGGGAATTAATGACAAACGAGTCTTCCCCTATCTCGGACTTCTATCCTAAAG CAGATGCTAAGTTTGATAGGGATGGAAAAAGGCGTGCTTGGCAG GATGTAAGTAAGTTACCATTTATTGACGAGTCTCGTCTTCTTTCTGAGATTATGAAGGTGGAGCATACTTTAACG GATGAAGAAAAGCAAAGAAATAGGTTTGGCCGAGACATGCTATTTGTTCACTCCAGTCACCCCTTAGCGGAAATGATAAAGGATCTTCCTTCAAGTGATACAAGTTCAGAGGTACAAATCCACATTAGGCCAGACCTCAG TGACGGGATGAATGGAGATTTGTGCATTTCTGATAAACCTGTGCTTCCTACTGATATACCTTCACCTTTTGTTGACAAGCCGGCAGTGAAGATGAATTGCGTAAA ATCAGTCGATTACAAGTATCCTTCCCATGCTCACATTCCTAAGCTCCCCTGTGGCGTAATAATGCCTCCTAGG ATTCTAAGACGCCGAGATTGGCCTAGTCCACCTATTGTTTGGCATGCATTCCAATCTCAACG TCCCACTAAGAAACGGAAACAGGATGATAAGAATTGCGTACTGGAAGATGACGGGAAGCAGCAGAACCATAAAAATGGAAAATCAGAGGCTCAATTTGTAGTTGAGGGGAGTCAAAACCATTTGACTGCTGAAAAGTCAACAAACCACACAGAGGCTCAGCAACAACAAGCTGGTATGAGTGATGGAATGTGTAGAGATCACAAGCAGGTAAAGGAAACAGAAGATGAGAAATTGATCGACGTTGCGTTTACTGCAGGAGATGGGGAGCCTAAAAGAAAGCATAAAAAGAAGAAACAGAAGCAGCTTGACGCTCAACAAGAAGTACAGGCTGACGGGCATGAAGAAGGGGGTGACGCGCCCCAGGGTATTAACAATATGGTTAACAGTGTTGAAGACCCGACAGCCAGAACACAATCATCTAACAATCAGCAAGCACCCCATGTTGCACTCAAGCTTACAAAGAGGAGACGTGCTAAAACTGAGATGGTGTTGATAAATGGAGGGGGAGGTGAAAACAAAATGGAATCTCCGGCTGCTGCTGAGGCAGTTGGTGGTGAAAACTCAACAAACAAGATGGATGGTGTCGGCGATGGACCAAAAGATTTAGTTGTTGGACAAATGAAGGATTATTTTCAAGTTAGTGAGGAGAAAGCAAACAAGAAAAcgaggaagaaagtgaagaatGAAAATGATGAAAGCAAAGCAAGTGATGTTTCTACTGAGCAAGAAAAAGAATCTagtaaaagaagaaaaaaacatAAGAGTAAAAGCAAGAATGTTGAGATCCCAGGAAACTCTCCCAGGGCCGAGGAGCAAGAAGCAACAGAGAAAAAAGAGGCGGTAACTGAGTCTGAACCCACACAAGAGGCAGCTGAATGA
- the LOC110867879 gene encoding 5'-3' exoribonuclease 4 isoform X2: MSLYPWLVKRYPNTLCSVVEDHSSLDTSKPNPNGVEFDNLYIHLTDIIHTCFHPGGLPAPQSYDGIFHFVLEYIHRVFSIVRPRKLLYLALDGVAPRAKMNYQRIRRFRAAKEAARKRTGKPEGDKLDSNVITPGTEFMDLLSCALRYFVYCRMNRDPGWRGIKVILSDSTVVGDGACKIMSYIRSQRNLPGYDPNTRHCLYGVDADLIMLALATHEIHISILRPMKGINVGKKYRKTELPYSECMKGLMIDLKFELFNIWVLREYLEKELVPNVEGTDFDCLIDDFVFMCVFVRNDFLPRLPSLDVSMGGIELLLVVYQQEFAKMGYLTNAPEVNLKSTEHFLQALSSHENTILMKRSQKEKRKKRDFQDLHNQLKIVERDIISAPNPNTEDGVELTIDEVKIHDSDMEYKHYTMKFDCESHDIDRIKRHAVLKYTEGLCWFMHYYYYQQVPSWQWFYPYHYAPLASDFCGLDKLEINFTLDQPFKALDQLLAVLPAASAQALPLFYRELMTNESSPISDFYPKDAKFDRDGKRRAWQDVSKLPFIDESRLLSEIMKVEHTLTDEEKQRNRFGRDMLFVHSSHPLAEMIKDLPSSDTSSEVQIHIRPDLSDGMNGDLCISDKPVLPTDIPSPFVDKPAVKMNCVKSVDYKYPSHAHIPKLPCGVIMPPRILRRRDWPSPPIVWHAFQSQRPTKKRKQDDKNCVLEDDGKQQNHKNGKSEAQFVVEGSQNHLTAEKSTNHTEAQQQQAGMSDGMCRDHKQVKETEDEKLIDVAFTAGDGEPKRKHKKKKQKQLDAQQEVQADGHEEGGDAPQGINNMVNSVEDPTARTQSSNNQQAPHVALKLTKRRRAKTEMVLINGGGGENKMESPAAAEAVGGENSTNKMDGVGDGPKDLVVGQMKDYFQVSEEKANKKTRKKVKNENDESKASDVSTEQEKESSKRRKKHKSKSKNVEIPGNSPRAEEQEATEKKEAVTESEPTQEAAE, encoded by the exons ACGGTGTTGCACCACGAGCGAAGATGAATTATCAAAGGATAAGGCGTTTCAGAGCTGCTAAAGAAGCAGCTCGTAAA AGGACTGGTAAACCAGAAGGTGATAAACTGGATTCAAATGTGATTACACCTGGGACGGAGTTCATGGATCTGTTGTCTTGTGCTCTCAGGTATTTTGTGTACTGTAGAATGAATAGGGACCCTGGATGGCGAGGCATCAAG GTGATTCTTTCCGACTCAACGGTGGTAGGTGATGGGGCGTGTAAGATAATGTCATATATCAGGTCTCAAAGGAATTTACCTGGATATGATCCAAATACGAGGCACTGTTTATATGGAGTG GATGCAGACTTGATCATGCTTGCATTGGCAACCCATGAAATCCACATCTCTATCCTGAGGCCAATGAAG GGCATAAACGTTGGGAAGAAGTATAGAAAGACGGAGCTACCATATTCTGAATGTATGAAAGGATTAATGATTGATTTGAAATTTGAG CTATTCAACATATGGGTACTGAGGGAATATCTAGAGAAAGAGCTGGTTCCAAATGTGGAGGGAACAGATTTCGACTGCCTCATTGATGATTTTGTCTTCATGTGCGTTTTTGTTAGGAATGATTTTTTGCCCCGTTTGCCATCATTGGATGTATCCATG GGTGGAATTGAATTGCTCCTGGTGGTCTATCAACAGGAATTTGCTAAAATGGGCTATCTGACCAATGCACCTGAG GTGAATTTGAAAAGCACGGAGCACTTTCTTCAAGCCTTAAGTTCCCATGAGAACACTATTCTTATGAAACGCAGCCAG aaggagaagagaaagaagagagactTTCAAGATTTG CACAATCAACTCAAGATTGTGGAGCGTGACATCATAAGTGCACCCAATCCTAATACTGAGGATGGTGTTGAATTAACAATCGACGAG GTTAAAATACATGACAGTGATATGGAGTACAAACACTATACTATGAAATTTGATTGTGAAAGTCATGACATTGATAGAATTAAAAGACATGCA GTCTTAAAATACACTGAAGGTCTCTGCTGGTTcatgcattattattattatcaacaAGTACCTTCGTGGCAATG GTTTTATCCGTATCACTATGCACCACTTGCTTCAGATTTTTGTGGTCTTGATAAGCTGGAGATTAACTTCACACTTGACCAGCCTTTCAAGGCGTTAGATCAGCTACTGGCTGTCTTACCTGCAGCAAG TGCACAGGCACTTCCTTTGTTTTACAGGGAATTAATGACAAACGAGTCTTCCCCTATCTCGGACTTCTATCCTAAAG ATGCTAAGTTTGATAGGGATGGAAAAAGGCGTGCTTGGCAG GATGTAAGTAAGTTACCATTTATTGACGAGTCTCGTCTTCTTTCTGAGATTATGAAGGTGGAGCATACTTTAACG GATGAAGAAAAGCAAAGAAATAGGTTTGGCCGAGACATGCTATTTGTTCACTCCAGTCACCCCTTAGCGGAAATGATAAAGGATCTTCCTTCAAGTGATACAAGTTCAGAGGTACAAATCCACATTAGGCCAGACCTCAG TGACGGGATGAATGGAGATTTGTGCATTTCTGATAAACCTGTGCTTCCTACTGATATACCTTCACCTTTTGTTGACAAGCCGGCAGTGAAGATGAATTGCGTAAA ATCAGTCGATTACAAGTATCCTTCCCATGCTCACATTCCTAAGCTCCCCTGTGGCGTAATAATGCCTCCTAGG ATTCTAAGACGCCGAGATTGGCCTAGTCCACCTATTGTTTGGCATGCATTCCAATCTCAACG TCCCACTAAGAAACGGAAACAGGATGATAAGAATTGCGTACTGGAAGATGACGGGAAGCAGCAGAACCATAAAAATGGAAAATCAGAGGCTCAATTTGTAGTTGAGGGGAGTCAAAACCATTTGACTGCTGAAAAGTCAACAAACCACACAGAGGCTCAGCAACAACAAGCTGGTATGAGTGATGGAATGTGTAGAGATCACAAGCAGGTAAAGGAAACAGAAGATGAGAAATTGATCGACGTTGCGTTTACTGCAGGAGATGGGGAGCCTAAAAGAAAGCATAAAAAGAAGAAACAGAAGCAGCTTGACGCTCAACAAGAAGTACAGGCTGACGGGCATGAAGAAGGGGGTGACGCGCCCCAGGGTATTAACAATATGGTTAACAGTGTTGAAGACCCGACAGCCAGAACACAATCATCTAACAATCAGCAAGCACCCCATGTTGCACTCAAGCTTACAAAGAGGAGACGTGCTAAAACTGAGATGGTGTTGATAAATGGAGGGGGAGGTGAAAACAAAATGGAATCTCCGGCTGCTGCTGAGGCAGTTGGTGGTGAAAACTCAACAAACAAGATGGATGGTGTCGGCGATGGACCAAAAGATTTAGTTGTTGGACAAATGAAGGATTATTTTCAAGTTAGTGAGGAGAAAGCAAACAAGAAAAcgaggaagaaagtgaagaatGAAAATGATGAAAGCAAAGCAAGTGATGTTTCTACTGAGCAAGAAAAAGAATCTagtaaaagaagaaaaaaacatAAGAGTAAAAGCAAGAATGTTGAGATCCCAGGAAACTCTCCCAGGGCCGAGGAGCAAGAAGCAACAGAGAAAAAAGAGGCGGTAACTGAGTCTGAACCCACACAAGAGGCAGCTGAATGA
- the LOC110867879 gene encoding 5'-3' exoribonuclease 3 isoform X4, whose product MSYIRSQRNLPGYDPNTRHCLYGVDADLIMLALATHEIHISILRPMKGINVGKKYRKTELPYSECMKGLMIDLKFELFNIWVLREYLEKELVPNVEGTDFDCLIDDFVFMCVFVRNDFLPRLPSLDVSMGGIELLLVVYQQEFAKMGYLTNAPEVNLKSTEHFLQALSSHENTILMKRSQKEKRKKRDFQDLHNQLKIVERDIISAPNPNTEDGVELTIDEVKIHDSDMEYKHYTMKFDCESHDIDRIKRHAVLKYTEGLCWFMHYYYYQQVPSWQWFYPYHYAPLASDFCGLDKLEINFTLDQPFKALDQLLAVLPAASAQALPLFYRELMTNESSPISDFYPKADAKFDRDGKRRAWQDVSKLPFIDESRLLSEIMKVEHTLTDEEKQRNRFGRDMLFVHSSHPLAEMIKDLPSSDTSSEVQIHIRPDLSDGMNGDLCISDKPVLPTDIPSPFVDKPAVKMNCVKSVDYKYPSHAHIPKLPCGVIMPPRILRRRDWPSPPIVWHAFQSQRPTKKRKQDDKNCVLEDDGKQQNHKNGKSEAQFVVEGSQNHLTAEKSTNHTEAQQQQAGMSDGMCRDHKQVKETEDEKLIDVAFTAGDGEPKRKHKKKKQKQLDAQQEVQADGHEEGGDAPQGINNMVNSVEDPTARTQSSNNQQAPHVALKLTKRRRAKTEMVLINGGGGENKMESPAAAEAVGGENSTNKMDGVGDGPKDLVVGQMKDYFQVSEEKANKKTRKKVKNENDESKASDVSTEQEKESSKRRKKHKSKSKNVEIPGNSPRAEEQEATEKKEAVTESEPTQEAAE is encoded by the exons ATGTCATATATCAGGTCTCAAAGGAATTTACCTGGATATGATCCAAATACGAGGCACTGTTTATATGGAGTG GATGCAGACTTGATCATGCTTGCATTGGCAACCCATGAAATCCACATCTCTATCCTGAGGCCAATGAAG GGCATAAACGTTGGGAAGAAGTATAGAAAGACGGAGCTACCATATTCTGAATGTATGAAAGGATTAATGATTGATTTGAAATTTGAG CTATTCAACATATGGGTACTGAGGGAATATCTAGAGAAAGAGCTGGTTCCAAATGTGGAGGGAACAGATTTCGACTGCCTCATTGATGATTTTGTCTTCATGTGCGTTTTTGTTAGGAATGATTTTTTGCCCCGTTTGCCATCATTGGATGTATCCATG GGTGGAATTGAATTGCTCCTGGTGGTCTATCAACAGGAATTTGCTAAAATGGGCTATCTGACCAATGCACCTGAG GTGAATTTGAAAAGCACGGAGCACTTTCTTCAAGCCTTAAGTTCCCATGAGAACACTATTCTTATGAAACGCAGCCAG aaggagaagagaaagaagagagactTTCAAGATTTG CACAATCAACTCAAGATTGTGGAGCGTGACATCATAAGTGCACCCAATCCTAATACTGAGGATGGTGTTGAATTAACAATCGACGAG GTTAAAATACATGACAGTGATATGGAGTACAAACACTATACTATGAAATTTGATTGTGAAAGTCATGACATTGATAGAATTAAAAGACATGCA GTCTTAAAATACACTGAAGGTCTCTGCTGGTTcatgcattattattattatcaacaAGTACCTTCGTGGCAATG GTTTTATCCGTATCACTATGCACCACTTGCTTCAGATTTTTGTGGTCTTGATAAGCTGGAGATTAACTTCACACTTGACCAGCCTTTCAAGGCGTTAGATCAGCTACTGGCTGTCTTACCTGCAGCAAG TGCACAGGCACTTCCTTTGTTTTACAGGGAATTAATGACAAACGAGTCTTCCCCTATCTCGGACTTCTATCCTAAAG CAGATGCTAAGTTTGATAGGGATGGAAAAAGGCGTGCTTGGCAG GATGTAAGTAAGTTACCATTTATTGACGAGTCTCGTCTTCTTTCTGAGATTATGAAGGTGGAGCATACTTTAACG GATGAAGAAAAGCAAAGAAATAGGTTTGGCCGAGACATGCTATTTGTTCACTCCAGTCACCCCTTAGCGGAAATGATAAAGGATCTTCCTTCAAGTGATACAAGTTCAGAGGTACAAATCCACATTAGGCCAGACCTCAG TGACGGGATGAATGGAGATTTGTGCATTTCTGATAAACCTGTGCTTCCTACTGATATACCTTCACCTTTTGTTGACAAGCCGGCAGTGAAGATGAATTGCGTAAA ATCAGTCGATTACAAGTATCCTTCCCATGCTCACATTCCTAAGCTCCCCTGTGGCGTAATAATGCCTCCTAGG ATTCTAAGACGCCGAGATTGGCCTAGTCCACCTATTGTTTGGCATGCATTCCAATCTCAACG TCCCACTAAGAAACGGAAACAGGATGATAAGAATTGCGTACTGGAAGATGACGGGAAGCAGCAGAACCATAAAAATGGAAAATCAGAGGCTCAATTTGTAGTTGAGGGGAGTCAAAACCATTTGACTGCTGAAAAGTCAACAAACCACACAGAGGCTCAGCAACAACAAGCTGGTATGAGTGATGGAATGTGTAGAGATCACAAGCAGGTAAAGGAAACAGAAGATGAGAAATTGATCGACGTTGCGTTTACTGCAGGAGATGGGGAGCCTAAAAGAAAGCATAAAAAGAAGAAACAGAAGCAGCTTGACGCTCAACAAGAAGTACAGGCTGACGGGCATGAAGAAGGGGGTGACGCGCCCCAGGGTATTAACAATATGGTTAACAGTGTTGAAGACCCGACAGCCAGAACACAATCATCTAACAATCAGCAAGCACCCCATGTTGCACTCAAGCTTACAAAGAGGAGACGTGCTAAAACTGAGATGGTGTTGATAAATGGAGGGGGAGGTGAAAACAAAATGGAATCTCCGGCTGCTGCTGAGGCAGTTGGTGGTGAAAACTCAACAAACAAGATGGATGGTGTCGGCGATGGACCAAAAGATTTAGTTGTTGGACAAATGAAGGATTATTTTCAAGTTAGTGAGGAGAAAGCAAACAAGAAAAcgaggaagaaagtgaagaatGAAAATGATGAAAGCAAAGCAAGTGATGTTTCTACTGAGCAAGAAAAAGAATCTagtaaaagaagaaaaaaacatAAGAGTAAAAGCAAGAATGTTGAGATCCCAGGAAACTCTCCCAGGGCCGAGGAGCAAGAAGCAACAGAGAAAAAAGAGGCGGTAACTGAGTCTGAACCCACACAAGAGGCAGCTGAATGA